In one window of Meleagris gallopavo isolate NT-WF06-2002-E0010 breed Aviagen turkey brand Nicholas breeding stock chromosome 4, Turkey_5.1, whole genome shotgun sequence DNA:
- the LOC104910880 gene encoding uncharacterized protein LOC104910880 isoform X2, giving the protein MEMGEVFLQLCQEVARLRELCSRQSELLQKLSARKGPVVDIPMSLPIQCTEDAWTEGGEQPAASPQVNPKTSQGSAHPLAPPNAAHTLPGASGWYPACSDLGAGRATLPGAFGSSQTGRKEKMLVDTWLEDCRMTPTTNSPEEGVRACCSPQEFVAPSSEAGHSFLTILDLYEAPEALGREDAPSDGALSAAEKVPVEIRGPLKTSWTPGWMLEDAALGPGAAAAAQMCDICQATFPADTTAQADYLKHVLTHMK; this is encoded by the exons ATGGAAATGGGTGAAGTATTCCTCCAGCTGTGCCAGGAGGTGGCCAGGCTGCGGGAGCTGTGCTCCAGGCAGAGCgagctgctgcagaaactgAGCGCCAGGAAGGGCCCTGTTGTGG ACATCCCCATGTCTCTGCCCATCCAGTGCACAGAGGATGCTTGGACAGAGGGaggggagcagccagcagccagccccCAGGTGAACCCCAAGACCTCGCAGGGCTCTGCCCACCCTCTGGCCCCACCAAATGCTGCCCACACACTGCCTGGTGCCAGTGGTTGGTACCCAGCTTGCAGTGACCTCGGGGCTGGGAGAGCCACCCTCCCAGGGGCTTTTGGCAGCAGCCAGAcggggagaaaggagaagatgCTGGTAGACACATGGCTGGAGGACTGTAGGATGACTCCTACCACCAATAGCCCTGAGGAAGGAGTAAGAGCTTGCTGCAGCCCACAGGAATTTGTGGCACCGAGCAGCGAGGCTGGGCACTCCTTTCTGACTATCCTGGACCTCTATGAAGCCCCAGAAGCTCTTGGGAGGGAGGATGCTCCCAGCGACGGCGCTCTGTCTGCTGCAGAAAAGGTGCCAGTGGAAATCCGGGGACCTCTGAAG ACCTCCTGGACGCCGGGGTGGATGCTGGAGGACGCCGCGCTTGGACCTGGCGCAGCTGCGGCTGCTCAGATGTGTGACATTTGCCAGGCGACCTTCCCTGCAGACACCACAGCGCAGGCTGACTATTTAAAGCACGTCTTAACCCACATGAAGTAG
- the LOC104910880 gene encoding uncharacterized protein LOC104910880 isoform X1 — protein MLSCGHQDGGRRAPHHCVMEMGEVFLQLCQEVARLRELCSRQSELLQKLSARKGPVVDIPMSLPIQCTEDAWTEGGEQPAASPQVNPKTSQGSAHPLAPPNAAHTLPGASGWYPACSDLGAGRATLPGAFGSSQTGRKEKMLVDTWLEDCRMTPTTNSPEEGVRACCSPQEFVAPSSEAGHSFLTILDLYEAPEALGREDAPSDGALSAAEKVPVEIRGPLKTSWTPGWMLEDAALGPGAAAAAQMCDICQATFPADTTAQADYLKHVLTHMK, from the exons ATGCTGAGCTGTGGCCACCAGGACGGGGGCAGGAGGGCCCCCCACCACT GTGTGATGGAAATGGGTGAAGTATTCCTCCAGCTGTGCCAGGAGGTGGCCAGGCTGCGGGAGCTGTGCTCCAGGCAGAGCgagctgctgcagaaactgAGCGCCAGGAAGGGCCCTGTTGTGG ACATCCCCATGTCTCTGCCCATCCAGTGCACAGAGGATGCTTGGACAGAGGGaggggagcagccagcagccagccccCAGGTGAACCCCAAGACCTCGCAGGGCTCTGCCCACCCTCTGGCCCCACCAAATGCTGCCCACACACTGCCTGGTGCCAGTGGTTGGTACCCAGCTTGCAGTGACCTCGGGGCTGGGAGAGCCACCCTCCCAGGGGCTTTTGGCAGCAGCCAGAcggggagaaaggagaagatgCTGGTAGACACATGGCTGGAGGACTGTAGGATGACTCCTACCACCAATAGCCCTGAGGAAGGAGTAAGAGCTTGCTGCAGCCCACAGGAATTTGTGGCACCGAGCAGCGAGGCTGGGCACTCCTTTCTGACTATCCTGGACCTCTATGAAGCCCCAGAAGCTCTTGGGAGGGAGGATGCTCCCAGCGACGGCGCTCTGTCTGCTGCAGAAAAGGTGCCAGTGGAAATCCGGGGACCTCTGAAG ACCTCCTGGACGCCGGGGTGGATGCTGGAGGACGCCGCGCTTGGACCTGGCGCAGCTGCGGCTGCTCAGATGTGTGACATTTGCCAGGCGACCTTCCCTGCAGACACCACAGCGCAGGCTGACTATTTAAAGCACGTCTTAACCCACATGAAGTAG
- the LOC104910880 gene encoding uncharacterized protein LOC104910880 isoform X3, whose translation MKAQSAKTDLSGLLSFQDIPMSLPIQCTEDAWTEGGEQPAASPQVNPKTSQGSAHPLAPPNAAHTLPGASGWYPACSDLGAGRATLPGAFGSSQTGRKEKMLVDTWLEDCRMTPTTNSPEEGVRACCSPQEFVAPSSEAGHSFLTILDLYEAPEALGREDAPSDGALSAAEKVPVEIRGPLKTSWTPGWMLEDAALGPGAAAAAQMCDICQATFPADTTAQADYLKHVLTHMK comes from the exons ATGAAAGCACAGAGCGCCAAGACTGACCTCTCtggcttgctttctttccaagACATCCCCATGTCTCTGCCCATCCAGTGCACAGAGGATGCTTGGACAGAGGGaggggagcagccagcagccagccccCAGGTGAACCCCAAGACCTCGCAGGGCTCTGCCCACCCTCTGGCCCCACCAAATGCTGCCCACACACTGCCTGGTGCCAGTGGTTGGTACCCAGCTTGCAGTGACCTCGGGGCTGGGAGAGCCACCCTCCCAGGGGCTTTTGGCAGCAGCCAGAcggggagaaaggagaagatgCTGGTAGACACATGGCTGGAGGACTGTAGGATGACTCCTACCACCAATAGCCCTGAGGAAGGAGTAAGAGCTTGCTGCAGCCCACAGGAATTTGTGGCACCGAGCAGCGAGGCTGGGCACTCCTTTCTGACTATCCTGGACCTCTATGAAGCCCCAGAAGCTCTTGGGAGGGAGGATGCTCCCAGCGACGGCGCTCTGTCTGCTGCAGAAAAGGTGCCAGTGGAAATCCGGGGACCTCTGAAG ACCTCCTGGACGCCGGGGTGGATGCTGGAGGACGCCGCGCTTGGACCTGGCGCAGCTGCGGCTGCTCAGATGTGTGACATTTGCCAGGCGACCTTCCCTGCAGACACCACAGCGCAGGCTGACTATTTAAAGCACGTCTTAACCCACATGAAGTAG